In one Bosea sp. RAC05 genomic region, the following are encoded:
- a CDS encoding cbb3-type cytochrome c oxidase subunit 3, producing MDTTYQWLARFAQSAGLLYFVGIFLAVCVYAFWPANRARFEEAARTPLQDD from the coding sequence ATGGACACGACCTATCAGTGGCTCGCGCGTTTCGCGCAGTCCGCCGGCCTCCTCTACTTCGTCGGAATCTTTCTCGCCGTCTGCGTCTACGCCTTCTGGCCGGCCAACCGGGCCCGGTTCGAGGAGGCGGCCCGCACCCCGCTGCAGGACGACTGA
- the ccoP gene encoding cytochrome-c oxidase, cbb3-type subunit III encodes MAQHQDNHEVDAHTGVSTTGHEWDGIRELNTPLPRWWLGIFYATIVWAVGYWIVYPAWPLITTTTQGVIGYASRNDIARDLALLQQQRAGQAQGLTEASLEQIKADPSLFRIAMAQGKAAFGDNCAACHGVGGGGAKGYPNLNDDEWLWGGSLGEIHQTLQNGIRVAGNAETRISQMPAFGKDGLLKPAEIRVVANHVRALAGLPTEQGVDLAKGPELFATNCAACHGDAGKGNKELGAPNLTDAISLYGMDMASLTETLTNSRAGVMPAWGQRLDPTTVKALTLYVHSLGGGQ; translated from the coding sequence ATGGCTCAGCATCAGGACAATCACGAGGTGGACGCCCATACCGGCGTGTCCACGACCGGCCATGAATGGGACGGGATCCGCGAACTCAACACGCCGCTGCCGCGCTGGTGGCTCGGCATCTTCTACGCCACCATCGTCTGGGCCGTGGGATACTGGATCGTCTATCCGGCCTGGCCGCTGATCACCACGACGACCCAGGGCGTGATCGGCTACGCCTCGCGCAACGACATCGCCCGCGATCTCGCTCTGCTGCAGCAGCAGCGCGCCGGCCAGGCACAGGGGCTGACCGAGGCGTCGCTGGAGCAGATCAAGGCTGATCCCTCGCTCTTCCGCATCGCCATGGCGCAGGGCAAGGCGGCCTTCGGCGACAACTGCGCCGCCTGCCACGGCGTCGGCGGCGGCGGAGCCAAGGGCTACCCCAATCTGAACGACGACGAATGGCTCTGGGGCGGCAGCCTCGGAGAGATTCACCAGACCCTGCAGAACGGCATCCGCGTCGCCGGCAACGCCGAGACGCGCATCAGCCAGATGCCGGCCTTCGGCAAGGACGGCCTGCTGAAGCCGGCCGAGATCCGCGTCGTCGCCAACCATGTCCGCGCGCTGGCCGGCCTGCCGACGGAGCAGGGCGTGGACCTGGCCAAGGGGCCCGAGCTGTTCGCCACCAACTGCGCCGCCTGCCATGGCGACGCGGGCAAGGGCAACAAGGAGCTCGGCGCGCCGAACCTGACCGATGCGATCTCGCTCTACGGCATGGACATGGCCTCGCTCACCGAGACCCTCACCAACAGCCGCGCCGGCGTGATGCCGGCCTGGGGCCAGCGCCTCGACCCCACCACGGTGAAGGCCCTGACCCTCTACGTCCATTCGCTCGGAGGAGGCCAGTAA